The following coding sequences are from one Treponema bryantii window:
- a CDS encoding universal stress protein, translating to MGKSFFKKMIVAVNGHRSSVHSSMYAIMMARTYNISIKFIYVVDTATVKYLSMNKFLVSDERYDYEERLKEDGERYLAYAQMLAGSKGLKCETELRSGGVFTEILRAADEYEADLIILGGNEKDENQHNLKRNVLSTDQNEVLAHSKVPVMIIQKPDIEKIFKIF from the coding sequence ATGGGAAAGTCTTTTTTCAAAAAAATGATTGTCGCTGTAAACGGCCACCGTTCATCGGTTCACTCATCGATGTACGCAATTATGATGGCCCGTACTTACAATATTTCCATAAAATTTATTTACGTAGTAGACACTGCTACTGTTAAGTATCTTTCCATGAATAAGTTCCTGGTTTCTGATGAGCGCTATGATTACGAAGAGCGTCTTAAGGAAGATGGCGAACGTTATCTTGCTTATGCGCAGATGCTTGCCGGCTCTAAGGGATTAAAGTGTGAGACGGAGCTGCGGAGTGGTGGAGTTTTTACGGAAATTTTGCGCGCGGCAGATGAATATGAAGCTGACCTCATCATTCTTGGTGGAAACGAAAAAGACGAAAATCAGCATAATTTAAAAAGAAATGTACTTTCAACTGATCAGAATGAAGTTCTTGCTCATTCAAAAGTTCCTGTAATGATTATTCAGAAGCCTGATATTGAAAAAATCTTCAAAATATTCTAA
- a CDS encoding ATP synthase subunit C — MKKRFVSFLTILGMGAAMFAQEAEAAAASGAAAAGAIKYLAAAIAVGLACLAGGMAVGKIGAAAMGAMSENPELSGKALPFVGLAEGICLWGMLVGVLILFK; from the coding sequence ATGAAAAAGAGATTCGTTTCTTTCCTTACAATTCTTGGAATGGGCGCTGCAATGTTCGCTCAGGAAGCTGAAGCTGCTGCTGCAAGTGGAGCTGCTGCCGCTGGTGCTATCAAATATCTCGCAGCTGCAATTGCCGTTGGTCTTGCTTGTCTTGCTGGTGGTATGGCTGTAGGTAAAATTGGTGCTGCTGCAATGGGTGCAATGAGCGAGAATCCAGAGCTTTCAGGAAAGGCTCTTCCATTCGTTGGTCTTGCAGAAGGTATTTGTCTTTGGGGAATGCTCGTAGGTGTTCTTATTCTGTTCAAATAA
- the map gene encoding type I methionyl aminopeptidase: MIQLKTPEQIAGIRKVCHITADMFNELIPMVKAGMSTKQVDDLFKDYMLSHGGKPAWWREDFPGATCISINNEVIHGVPSKKHIIKDGDLVSIDVGIDMDGYISDTTHSLLIGNVNPKVKKLQQVTEECLRAGIAACVVGNRISDIANAVYEIADRNGYGVVYDFCGHGVGLDVHEDPSVPNCPFHGANPRIKPGMVLAIEPMINLGVPDVEQGDDGWTIYTADGKVSCHEEHTVAVFEDHTEVLTALDYKN; this comes from the coding sequence ATGATACAACTTAAAACACCAGAACAAATCGCCGGCATCCGTAAGGTATGTCACATTACAGCAGACATGTTCAATGAACTCATTCCAATGGTAAAAGCTGGAATGTCTACAAAACAGGTTGATGACCTGTTCAAAGATTATATGCTTTCACACGGTGGAAAGCCTGCCTGGTGGCGTGAAGATTTTCCTGGCGCTACCTGTATCAGTATAAATAATGAGGTTATCCACGGAGTTCCTTCAAAGAAGCACATCATTAAAGACGGTGACCTTGTAAGTATTGATGTTGGAATTGATATGGACGGCTACATCAGCGATACAACTCACTCACTTCTGATTGGAAACGTAAATCCTAAAGTTAAAAAGCTTCAGCAGGTTACAGAAGAATGCCTTCGCGCAGGAATTGCAGCATGTGTAGTTGGTAACCGCATCAGCGACATTGCAAATGCAGTTTACGAAATTGCAGACCGCAACGGCTATGGTGTAGTTTATGATTTCTGTGGTCATGGAGTAGGGCTTGATGTTCATGAAGATCCAAGTGTTCCTAACTGTCCTTTCCATGGTGCTAATCCAAGAATTAAGCCGGGAATGGTACTTGCAATTGAACCAATGATTAACCTTGGAGTTCCTGATGTTGAACAGGGTGATGATGGCTGGACAATTTATACAGCAGACGGAAAGGTAAGCTGTCACGAAGAACATACAGTTGCAGTATTCGAAGACCACACTGAAGTTCTCACTGCACTGGATTACAAGAACTAA
- a CDS encoding J domain-containing protein produces MKDFYKILGVRHNATLAEIKRSYREKVKLLHPDLSGDPTHRDEFNEVVQAYRVLSDVRQRSIFDESFFIKIKRSYKNADTFNYYDWLKAREDEESRAKLIFYTLMHQKEDEAVAEFKRMQMNHADFSLKKWFTREDFMDYGYILAEELVIRGEYYDAIILLEQIIQMEYSYQYFYIFFPEVIEFTLNILKRNIDCVISDELALDVYERALDLNLGSKNDAFFLRKMSEEYRRLGDFSTAEICLRESEKLS; encoded by the coding sequence ATGAAAGATTTTTACAAGATTCTAGGTGTACGCCACAACGCAACCCTTGCCGAAATTAAACGCTCTTATCGTGAAAAAGTAAAACTCCTGCATCCAGACCTTTCTGGTGATCCTACACATCGTGATGAATTCAACGAAGTAGTGCAGGCTTACCGCGTTCTTTCAGATGTACGCCAGCGTTCAATTTTTGATGAATCTTTCTTTATTAAAATCAAACGTTCTTATAAAAACGCAGATACCTTTAATTACTATGACTGGCTCAAAGCCCGCGAAGATGAAGAAAGCCGTGCTAAATTGATTTTTTACACTCTCATGCATCAGAAGGAAGATGAAGCTGTAGCAGAGTTCAAACGTATGCAGATGAATCATGCTGATTTTTCCCTTAAGAAATGGTTTACACGTGAAGACTTTATGGATTACGGCTACATTCTTGCAGAAGAACTTGTAATCCGTGGTGAATACTACGATGCCATTATCCTTCTGGAACAGATTATTCAGATGGAATATTCCTACCAGTATTTCTATATATTCTTCCCGGAAGTAATTGAGTTTACACTCAACATCCTCAAACGAAACATTGATTGTGTAATTTCAGATGAGCTTGCACTGGATGTTTACGAACGCGCCTTAGACTTGAACTTAGGATCAAAGAATGACGCTTTCTTCCTGCGAAAAATGAGCGAAGAATACCGCCGTCTTGGAGATTTTAGTACTGCGGAGATTTGTTTAAGAGAATCTGAGAAATTATCATAA
- a CDS encoding V-type ATP synthase subunit B — MKGIEYRGVTSVDGPIVVLKRTENVFYNETVCVRDRLGEKRTGKVVDISEEAVVVQIFGSTTGLDLDEATFEFLDEPLELRVGEGLLGRVFNGLGKPIDGYPEIISSEKRNVNGNPMNPYARIYPRDFIQTGISSIDGMNSLVRGQKLPIFSGNGLPHNKLAAQIIRQAKLRNSDEKFVMVFAGMGIKYDVAKFFVDTFEESGVLANVVMFQSLADAPSIERIITPRCALTAAEYLAFEKGMHVLVVLTDMTNYCEALREISTTRGEVPGRKGYPGYLYSDLAELYERAGRVKGSEGSITQIPILTMPNDDISHPIPDLTGYITEGQIVLGRELFQEGIYPPVSGLPSLSRLMKDGIGPDMTREDHANVSSQLFASYSKVKSIRNLAAIIGEEELSELDRAYLHFGKRLEEEFFAQGEYEDRTIEQTLDIGWKILSELPREELTRIKPEFIDKYLPKDAD, encoded by the coding sequence ATGAAAGGTATTGAATATCGTGGTGTTACTTCTGTAGACGGACCAATCGTTGTCCTCAAACGCACCGAAAATGTTTTTTATAATGAGACCGTTTGTGTACGCGACCGCCTCGGTGAAAAGCGTACAGGAAAGGTTGTCGATATTTCTGAAGAAGCAGTTGTAGTTCAGATCTTCGGAAGTACAACTGGTCTCGACCTCGATGAAGCAACTTTTGAGTTCCTTGACGAGCCACTTGAACTTCGTGTAGGTGAGGGACTTCTTGGCCGCGTTTTCAACGGACTTGGAAAACCGATCGACGGCTACCCGGAAATCATAAGCAGCGAAAAGCGCAATGTAAACGGAAACCCAATGAATCCGTATGCGCGTATTTATCCAAGAGACTTTATTCAGACAGGTATTTCTTCAATTGATGGAATGAACTCTCTTGTTCGTGGACAGAAACTTCCAATCTTCTCTGGAAACGGTCTTCCTCATAACAAACTTGCTGCACAGATTATTCGTCAGGCAAAACTTCGTAACTCAGACGAAAAGTTCGTAATGGTTTTTGCCGGCATGGGTATTAAATATGACGTTGCAAAATTCTTCGTAGATACTTTTGAAGAGTCCGGAGTTCTCGCAAACGTAGTTATGTTCCAGAGCCTTGCCGACGCTCCTTCTATTGAACGTATTATTACTCCACGCTGTGCACTTACTGCTGCAGAATATCTTGCATTTGAAAAAGGAATGCACGTACTTGTTGTACTTACAGATATGACAAACTACTGTGAGGCTCTTCGTGAAATCTCTACAACCCGTGGAGAAGTTCCTGGTCGTAAGGGTTACCCTGGATATCTTTATTCAGACCTTGCCGAACTCTACGAGCGCGCCGGCCGTGTAAAGGGTAGTGAAGGTTCAATCACACAGATTCCAATCCTCACAATGCCAAATGATGATATTTCTCATCCTATTCCAGACCTTACAGGATACATTACCGAAGGTCAGATTGTACTTGGCCGTGAACTTTTCCAGGAAGGAATCTATCCTCCGGTTAGTGGTCTTCCAAGCCTCAGCCGTCTTATGAAAGACGGTATTGGCCCAGATATGACACGCGAAGATCATGCTAATGTTTCAAGCCAGCTCTTTGCTTCATATTCAAAGGTAAAGTCTATCCGTAACCTTGCAGCCATTATTGGTGAAGAGGAATTGAGCGAACTCGACCGTGCATACCTTCATTTTGGAAAACGCCTTGAAGAAGAGTTCTTTGCACAGGGTGAATACGAAGACCGTACAATCGAACAGACTCTGGATATCGGCTGGAAGATCTTGAGTGAACTTCCACGCGAAGAACTCACCCGAATCAAGCCTGAGTTTATTGATAAGTATTTACCGAAGGACGCTGACTAG
- the secG gene encoding preprotein translocase subunit SecG gives MGTIGVVLLVFFVIVCLLLVLLVSIQDDGENGMGLLGGRGTAAFGSHSGSVLTKTTFVLVFLFFALSLGLALVNKKPKLDKELVPTSVEATDTASESAASDWWTESEAAE, from the coding sequence ATGGGTACAATTGGTGTTGTTCTTCTGGTATTTTTTGTAATCGTTTGTCTTTTGCTGGTTTTGCTTGTTTCAATTCAGGACGACGGTGAAAACGGAATGGGACTTCTTGGCGGCCGTGGAACTGCTGCATTCGGTTCACATTCTGGAAGTGTTCTTACCAAAACAACTTTCGTATTGGTTTTCTTGTTCTTTGCTCTTTCTTTGGGCCTTGCTCTTGTAAACAAAAAGCCAAAGCTTGATAAGGAGCTCGTTCCTACATCAGTTGAAGCTACTGATACTGCTTCTGAATCTGCAGCAAGCGATTGGTGGACTGAATCAGAAGCTGCTGAATAA
- a CDS encoding V-type ATP synthase subunit D, with the protein MARLNIAPTKSNLLMMKEQLAVSTNGYELLEEKREILVRELMHLVERVKLLEKDIDEAVAKAYPAFKRMLMIDGADQIERISHAVHYDFDFTEKRVNIGGMSFPTIDVIMPEKELFYSFVGTDANMDATINSFFELLLLLTQMASIRTIVWRLAEEVRKTQRRVNALDKMIIPQARETKAYIESALEERDRENVFVLKALKKKNSKN; encoded by the coding sequence GTGGCACGCTTAAACATTGCACCAACAAAATCAAACCTTCTCATGATGAAAGAGCAGCTGGCGGTTTCTACCAACGGCTATGAGCTGCTCGAAGAAAAACGAGAAATCCTTGTTCGCGAACTTATGCATCTTGTAGAACGCGTAAAGCTTCTGGAAAAGGATATTGATGAGGCGGTTGCAAAGGCTTATCCGGCTTTTAAGCGCATGCTTATGATTGACGGTGCAGATCAGATTGAACGTATTTCTCATGCAGTTCATTATGATTTTGATTTTACGGAAAAGCGTGTAAATATCGGTGGTATGTCATTTCCGACTATCGATGTTATTATGCCGGAAAAGGAATTGTTCTATTCTTTTGTCGGTACTGATGCAAATATGGATGCCACAATCAACAGTTTTTTTGAACTGCTGCTTCTGCTTACGCAAATGGCGTCGATAAGAACGATAGTCTGGCGACTTGCTGAAGAGGTTCGTAAAACTCAGCGCCGTGTAAATGCGCTTGATAAGATGATTATTCCGCAGGCGCGGGAGACTAAGGCTTATATTGAAAGTGCCCTTGAAGAGCGCGATCGCGAGAATGTCTTTGTTCTTAAGGCATTGAAGAAAAAAAATAGTAAGAATTAA
- a CDS encoding PTS sugar transporter subunit IIA has protein sequence MLSSFITPSSIKVALESSEKEESFAELLEVLVAKHPELNRKEAMNALITREEKMSTAVFPYVAVPHALCSSAGDTLVAIGISRQGIEFESPEPETNPEHPVVNVIFEILFEEKDTQTHLDVLRDILQLVSNPDFVKNVLQAKTSQEVYELIESMEM, from the coding sequence ATGCTCAGCAGTTTCATCACTCCTTCTTCAATTAAGGTTGCTCTGGAAAGTTCAGAAAAAGAAGAATCTTTTGCAGAGCTTCTGGAAGTTCTGGTTGCTAAGCATCCTGAATTAAACAGAAAGGAAGCAATGAATGCCCTTATTACAAGGGAAGAGAAGATGAGTACTGCTGTATTTCCTTACGTTGCGGTTCCCCATGCATTATGCAGTTCTGCGGGGGACACTCTGGTTGCGATAGGAATCAGCCGTCAGGGAATCGAATTTGAATCTCCTGAACCAGAGACTAATCCTGAACATCCTGTAGTAAATGTTATTTTTGAAATTCTTTTTGAAGAAAAAGATACACAAACACATCTGGATGTGCTTCGTGATATACTTCAATTAGTTAGTAATCCAGATTTTGTAAAAAATGTTTTACAGGCAAAAACTTCGCAGGAAGTTTATGAACTTATAGAGTCTATGGAAATGTAG
- a CDS encoding V-type ATP synthase subunit A → MIEGKITRISGPIVYAEGLDGCGLYDVVDVGEKKLIGEIIRQNKGNATIQVYEEDTGMHIGEKVVCTQRPLSLRLGPGVVGNIYDGIQRPLQAMYEHSGGFLLPGERTQPLDETKVWHFDACDGVGEGTPIKPGMVLGTVKETQSITEKIMVPPTVRGRSLKIFKGTGDYTVNDVIAVTELDEEIQLAQYWPVRKPRPYSQKLGVTEPLITGQRVIDVFFPLSKGGTAAIPGGFGTGKTMTQHAVAKWCDADLIVYIGCGERGNEMTEVLTEFPELIDPRTGRSIMERTILIANTSNMPVAAREVSLYSGITLAEYFRDMGMHVAIMADSTSRWAEALRELSGRMEEMPAEEGFPAYLPTRLASFYERAGRVISLEGQEGSVSVIGAVSPPGGDFSEPVTQHTKRFIRCFWALDRELANSRHYPAIGWIDSYSEYASEVQDWWEVHNPLWGSLRQEALELLKNENRLQQIVRLIGPDALPDAERLVLRVAEMIKNGFLQQNAFDDIDKYCSTDKQIAILELMMEYYKRAAACIKAGAPLTQVVALPVCDEIVRIKMVYKNEEMDKINEIKTRLDSQMSEVERMYR, encoded by the coding sequence ATGATAGAAGGAAAAATTACCCGCATTTCAGGTCCTATCGTTTATGCAGAAGGACTCGACGGCTGCGGTCTTTACGACGTAGTTGATGTTGGTGAAAAAAAACTGATTGGTGAAATCATCCGTCAGAATAAAGGAAATGCCACAATTCAGGTTTACGAGGAAGATACTGGTATGCACATCGGTGAAAAGGTTGTGTGTACACAGCGTCCTCTTTCTTTGCGCCTCGGACCTGGTGTTGTTGGAAATATTTATGATGGTATTCAGCGTCCTCTTCAGGCAATGTATGAACATTCCGGCGGATTCTTACTGCCAGGTGAACGCACTCAGCCTCTGGACGAAACTAAGGTATGGCATTTTGATGCCTGTGACGGTGTAGGTGAGGGAACTCCTATAAAACCTGGTATGGTGCTTGGAACTGTAAAAGAAACTCAGTCCATCACAGAAAAAATTATGGTACCTCCAACTGTACGTGGCCGCTCACTTAAGATTTTTAAGGGAACAGGCGACTACACAGTAAACGACGTAATTGCCGTAACTGAACTTGATGAAGAGATTCAGCTTGCTCAGTACTGGCCGGTTCGTAAGCCTCGTCCATATTCGCAGAAACTGGGCGTAACAGAACCTCTTATTACAGGTCAACGTGTAATCGACGTTTTCTTCCCGCTTTCTAAGGGGGGTACAGCTGCTATCCCTGGCGGCTTTGGAACTGGAAAAACAATGACTCAGCACGCCGTTGCAAAATGGTGTGATGCAGACTTAATCGTATATATTGGTTGTGGTGAACGTGGTAACGAAATGACAGAAGTACTTACCGAGTTCCCTGAACTTATTGACCCGAGAACCGGACGCTCTATCATGGAGCGTACAATCCTTATTGCAAATACTTCGAACATGCCGGTTGCTGCGCGTGAAGTTTCTCTTTATTCGGGAATCACCCTTGCAGAATACTTCCGCGATATGGGTATGCACGTTGCAATCATGGCAGACTCAACATCCCGCTGGGCCGAAGCTCTTCGTGAACTTTCAGGTCGTATGGAAGAAATGCCTGCCGAAGAAGGATTCCCAGCCTACTTACCAACCCGTCTTGCTTCGTTCTATGAACGTGCCGGCCGTGTAATCAGTCTTGAAGGACAGGAAGGTTCAGTATCAGTTATTGGTGCGGTTTCGCCTCCGGGTGGTGACTTCTCTGAGCCTGTTACTCAGCATACAAAACGCTTTATCCGTTGTTTCTGGGCTTTGGACCGCGAGCTTGCTAACTCACGTCATTATCCTGCTATCGGCTGGATTGATTCATACTCAGAATATGCTTCAGAAGTTCAGGACTGGTGGGAAGTTCATAATCCTCTCTGGGGAAGCCTGCGTCAGGAAGCTCTTGAGCTTTTGAAAAATGAAAACAGACTTCAGCAGATTGTCCGCCTTATTGGACCAGATGCACTGCCGGATGCAGAACGCCTTGTTTTGCGCGTAGCAGAAATGATAAAGAACGGCTTCCTTCAGCAGAATGCTTTTGATGATATTGATAAGTACTGTTCAACAGATAAGCAGATTGCGATTCTTGAACTGATGATGGAATATTATAAGAGAGCTGCTGCCTGCATAAAAGCCGGTGCTCCTCTTACACAGGTTGTAGCTCTTCCAGTTTGTGATGAAATTGTCCGCATCAAAATGGTTTACAAAAACGAAGAAATGGACAAAATCAACGAAATCAAAACTCGTCTTGATTCGCAGATGAGTGAAGTTGAGCGAATGTATCGCTAG
- a CDS encoding V-type ATP synthase subunit I — protein MARTAEMKLLELMVLKNDISSVIEYIGKKENFQFQTKLKDSSSGESANEETLNIDSQFYESLTKAYTELGYEGEFKGIKDCSAPRDEDRKKAADLIAAFTDLKTRIAEATDEAHKVNDAYKEAQAFSNLKVSYSELEHLSFLSLRIGRIPENQYEDLKDRLEGSAVVIKLGNDSSHVLVASSKKGRFALDAELKNHNFVELEVPSDFKGVPESALKGLEEKKAEADKALEELITEKANFAETHKAQLEHLLGCFTIAVQIEAITSRLESTELVYRITGWIPSAETENYMKGLDELTEGRIAIRAYEPFEVPSVMSGKEQVPVKLQHGKFVKSFERMIFSYGSPIYGAIDPTPFVAVFFTILFGIMFGDCGQGLVFLIAGILMALNVIKVGGWNKFAPIFMAIGISSSIMGLLTGEFFGTETVLEPFAEWVTGLFGTPRAPILKLMPSADPKSIYVMFGVFGVAVAIGFVINTCGLLLNIINNISRKRFAEAFLGKNGLAGAVFFWYVIALVLRIVLAKHAVAAYDIIIILVSLFFAAFAEPFERAANHEKPLFENGFGTYIISGAVELIEVISGYLSNTVSFVRVGAFALSHAVLNFTILTLTEMVGGQGTIGGIIVLIAGNALIIVLEGMIVAIQVIRLQYYEFFSKFFHETGREFKPFKFEIE, from the coding sequence ATGGCTAGAACAGCAGAGATGAAGCTTCTTGAGCTTATGGTTCTTAAGAATGATATTTCATCTGTAATCGAATACATAGGTAAAAAAGAAAATTTCCAGTTTCAGACAAAGTTGAAAGATTCTTCTTCAGGTGAATCTGCTAACGAAGAAACTTTGAATATTGATTCTCAGTTTTATGAGAGCCTTACTAAGGCATATACAGAGCTTGGTTATGAAGGAGAATTTAAGGGAATAAAAGATTGCAGCGCTCCTCGTGATGAAGACCGTAAAAAGGCTGCAGATTTAATTGCTGCTTTTACAGACCTTAAAACAAGAATCGCAGAAGCTACAGATGAAGCTCATAAAGTAAACGATGCTTATAAAGAAGCACAGGCTTTTTCAAATCTTAAGGTTTCTTATTCTGAACTTGAACATCTTTCATTTTTGTCTTTGAGAATTGGTCGTATTCCGGAAAATCAGTATGAAGATTTGAAGGATCGTCTTGAAGGTTCTGCTGTTGTTATTAAACTTGGGAATGATTCTTCTCATGTTCTCGTTGCTTCTTCTAAGAAGGGCCGTTTTGCTCTGGATGCAGAGCTTAAGAATCATAACTTTGTAGAGCTGGAAGTTCCTTCTGATTTTAAGGGAGTGCCCGAGTCTGCTCTTAAAGGCCTTGAAGAAAAGAAGGCTGAAGCAGATAAGGCTCTTGAAGAACTGATTACTGAAAAAGCAAATTTCGCAGAAACTCATAAAGCTCAGTTAGAGCATCTTCTCGGCTGTTTTACAATTGCAGTTCAGATTGAAGCAATTACATCACGCCTTGAATCTACCGAGCTCGTATACCGAATCACCGGCTGGATTCCATCTGCCGAGACTGAAAATTATATGAAAGGCCTCGACGAACTCACCGAGGGCCGTATAGCAATCCGAGCCTATGAACCTTTTGAAGTACCTAGCGTAATGTCGGGTAAGGAGCAGGTTCCTGTAAAGCTCCAGCACGGAAAGTTTGTAAAGAGTTTTGAGAGAATGATTTTCTCTTATGGTTCTCCAATTTATGGAGCAATAGACCCGACTCCATTTGTTGCAGTGTTCTTTACAATCCTCTTTGGAATTATGTTCGGTGACTGTGGTCAGGGCCTTGTTTTCCTTATTGCCGGAATCCTGATGGCTTTGAATGTTATTAAAGTGGGAGGCTGGAATAAGTTTGCTCCGATTTTTATGGCCATCGGTATTTCAAGTTCGATTATGGGACTTTTGACAGGCGAGTTCTTCGGAACTGAAACTGTTCTTGAACCTTTTGCAGAGTGGGTAACAGGTCTGTTTGGAACTCCTCGTGCTCCAATTTTAAAGCTCATGCCTTCAGCAGATCCTAAATCAATTTATGTAATGTTTGGTGTGTTTGGTGTTGCTGTTGCAATTGGTTTTGTAATCAATACCTGTGGACTTTTACTGAATATCATCAATAATATTTCCCGCAAGCGTTTTGCAGAGGCCTTCCTTGGTAAAAACGGACTTGCTGGTGCAGTATTCTTCTGGTATGTAATTGCACTTGTTCTTCGCATTGTTCTTGCAAAGCATGCAGTTGCTGCCTACGATATCATCATAATTTTAGTTTCGCTTTTCTTTGCTGCCTTTGCAGAACCTTTTGAGCGTGCAGCTAATCATGAAAAGCCTCTGTTTGAAAACGGTTTTGGAACTTACATCATTTCAGGTGCAGTTGAGCTGATTGAAGTAATTTCAGGCTATCTTTCAAACACAGTAAGTTTTGTACGTGTCGGCGCATTTGCTCTTTCTCACGCGGTTCTGAACTTTACAATTCTGACTCTCACCGAAATGGTAGGTGGACAGGGAACTATAGGCGGAATCATTGTTTTGATTGCAGGTAATGCACTGATTATAGTTCTTGAAGGAATGATTGTTGCAATTCAGGTAATACGTCTTCAGTATTACGAATTCTTCAGCAAGTTCTTCCATGAGACTGGTAGAGAATTTAAACCTTTCAAATTTGAAATCGAATAA
- a CDS encoding V-type ATPase subunit, which produces MDKSGADAFVFAKANGILGKSFTAKRAYQLFNAKSLGELWTLLFKTQPPLVPEVLLSQQIEEKAFSDFITSYIKFIDAYDKPEPVLINQLLLFEGENLKEIGASLCKGEQNCPKLIDLGKYSSLNSKAWPDIKKITKGTVFSWYNKIPAIHEQQKLEFKIDIQVCRHLWDSAQSEKGEASEALLDIYRQEFIIKNIVWVLRLRLFYNMKNEDIISNLIYVTDKPGHSDPVAAPALKILDWPLDEYEPWSNWKYASLVNPHVDGQVWQIDPIWIERRNRMEINRKASKLFYQFPNDPCSIIGWYKMKNFELSCIRTAVESIRLNVNPEEAMDAVGLYDAGQPQGGVNG; this is translated from the coding sequence ATGGATAAGAGTGGTGCAGATGCCTTTGTTTTTGCTAAAGCCAACGGAATCTTAGGAAAATCTTTTACTGCAAAACGTGCATATCAGCTTTTCAATGCTAAAAGCCTTGGAGAGTTGTGGACACTTCTTTTTAAAACACAGCCTCCGCTTGTTCCAGAAGTTTTGCTTTCTCAGCAGATTGAAGAGAAAGCTTTTTCTGATTTTATTACAAGTTATATTAAATTTATTGATGCCTACGATAAGCCTGAACCAGTCCTTATAAATCAACTTTTGCTTTTTGAAGGTGAAAATCTTAAGGAAATAGGTGCTTCTCTTTGTAAAGGTGAGCAGAATTGTCCAAAGCTCATAGATTTAGGAAAATATTCTTCTTTGAATAGTAAAGCATGGCCTGATATAAAAAAAATCACAAAAGGAACAGTTTTTTCATGGTATAATAAAATACCGGCAATTCATGAACAGCAGAAACTTGAATTCAAAATTGATATTCAGGTATGCCGGCATTTGTGGGATTCTGCTCAGAGTGAAAAAGGAGAGGCAAGCGAGGCACTGCTGGATATTTATCGTCAGGAATTCATCATTAAGAATATTGTCTGGGTATTACGCTTAAGACTTTTCTACAATATGAAGAATGAAGATATTATCAGCAATCTGATTTATGTTACAGATAAGCCAGGTCATTCAGACCCGGTCGCAGCTCCTGCCCTTAAAATCTTGGACTGGCCGCTTGATGAATATGAACCTTGGAGTAACTGGAAATATGCGTCACTTGTAAATCCTCATGTGGATGGACAGGTATGGCAGATAGATCCAATCTGGATTGAACGCCGTAACCGCATGGAAATCAACAGAAAAGCAAGTAAGCTTTTTTACCAGTTCCCTAATGATCCATGCTCGATTATCGGCTGGTATAAAATGAAGAATTTTGAATTAAGCTGTATACGTACAGCTGTTGAAAGTATAAGATTAAATGTGAATCCCGAAGAGGCTATGGATGCAGTCGGTCTTTACGATGCAGGTCAGCCGCAAGGAGGAGTGAATGGCTAG
- a CDS encoding V-type ATP synthase subunit F, producing the protein MKFYIIGEREIVLAFKLTGIDGIAAETRAEVLDAFNRVTGKGGIVNVPSGEIPRVLILTEQAASQIEDEEIAWQKTGKFPLIVEVPGLNGHLKGKKTLSDAIKEAVGVEV; encoded by the coding sequence GTGAAATTTTATATTATTGGCGAGCGAGAAATTGTCCTTGCCTTTAAACTGACTGGAATTGATGGAATTGCTGCCGAAACCCGTGCCGAAGTTTTAGATGCGTTTAATCGTGTTACAGGAAAGGGGGGAATTGTAAATGTTCCGTCTGGAGAAATTCCGCGTGTTCTAATATTAACAGAACAGGCCGCAAGTCAGATTGAGGACGAAGAAATCGCCTGGCAGAAAACAGGAAAATTTCCTCTGATAGTAGAAGTGCCCGGCTTAAACGGACATCTCAAGGGTAAAAAGACCCTTTCTGATGCAATTAAAGAAGCCGTGGGTGTTGAGGTTTAG